The following are encoded together in the Mesoterricola sediminis genome:
- the glgB gene encoding 1,4-alpha-glucan branching protein GlgB, with translation MTDPLFDLEAFLNGDCASPSSVLGLRTLPDGGLFARTFAPRARRVELLRADTGEAVAELRMAHPEGIFEGVVPRLQRWFPYRFRVHGWGEAPVEAEDPYRFASGIGEMDAHLMGEGTHYRLYEKLGAHPAVRDGVAGVDFAVWAPNARRVSVVGPFNTWDGRRHLLRPWGSTGVWELFVPGLLPGDLYKFEIKAKDGRLLPLKADPFAFRCEHAPGTASVVEDPAPYAWGDGDWMADRWKRNRFDAPMSIYEVHLGSWRRREDGGFMGYRELADELVPYVRELGFTHVQFLPVSEHPFYASWGYQPLGMFAPTSRYGSPADFKVLVDRCHQAGLGVILDWVPAHFPADAHGLAEFDGTHLYEHADPRKGRHMDWGTLIYNYGRTEVQNYLIANALFWLDRYHVDGLRVDAVASMLYLDYSRPQGQWVPNRYGGRENLEAVDFLRRLNEVVYAQFPDVCTIAEESTAWPMVSRPTSSGGLGFGFKWNMGWMHDTLGYLGRNMLHRQYHHGEITFSMLYNDTENFVLPLSHDEVVHGKKSLLWRMPGSRWEQFANLRLLFAYQFLHPGKKLLFMGGEFGQDHEWDHNRSLDWDLLAHEPHQGVQRLVKDLNALYRSDPVLFERDCAPGGFEWIDCEDKRNSVLALMRKGDGPFLAAALNFTAQPLHGYRIGVPRPGRYEEILNTDAAWYGGQNFGNGGAVETEPIPAHGHPQSLSLTLPPLGAVVFRAVH, from the coding sequence ATGACCGATCCCCTTTTCGACCTCGAGGCCTTCCTCAACGGGGACTGCGCGAGCCCCTCCTCGGTGCTGGGCCTGCGAACCCTGCCCGACGGCGGGCTCTTCGCGCGCACCTTCGCGCCCCGGGCCCGGCGGGTCGAGCTCCTCCGCGCCGACACGGGCGAGGCCGTCGCCGAGCTCCGCATGGCCCATCCCGAAGGGATCTTCGAAGGCGTCGTGCCCCGCCTGCAGCGCTGGTTCCCCTACCGGTTCCGGGTCCACGGCTGGGGCGAGGCCCCCGTCGAGGCCGAGGACCCCTACCGCTTCGCCTCGGGCATCGGCGAGATGGACGCCCACCTCATGGGCGAAGGCACCCACTACCGCCTCTACGAGAAGCTGGGGGCCCACCCCGCCGTCCGGGACGGCGTCGCCGGCGTCGACTTCGCCGTCTGGGCCCCCAACGCGCGCCGGGTGAGCGTCGTCGGCCCCTTCAACACCTGGGACGGCCGGCGTCACCTCCTCCGTCCCTGGGGCTCCACGGGCGTCTGGGAGCTGTTCGTGCCGGGCCTCCTGCCCGGGGACCTGTACAAGTTCGAGATCAAGGCCAAGGACGGCCGCCTCCTGCCCCTCAAGGCCGACCCCTTCGCCTTCCGGTGCGAGCACGCCCCCGGCACCGCCAGCGTGGTGGAGGACCCCGCCCCCTACGCCTGGGGCGACGGCGACTGGATGGCCGATCGCTGGAAGCGCAACCGCTTCGACGCCCCCATGAGCATCTACGAAGTCCACCTGGGCTCCTGGCGCCGCCGGGAGGACGGCGGCTTCATGGGCTACCGGGAACTGGCGGACGAGCTTGTCCCCTACGTGCGGGAGCTGGGCTTCACCCACGTCCAGTTCCTGCCCGTCAGCGAGCACCCCTTCTACGCCTCCTGGGGCTACCAGCCCCTGGGCATGTTCGCGCCCACGAGCCGGTACGGGAGCCCCGCCGACTTCAAGGTCCTGGTGGACCGGTGCCACCAGGCGGGCCTGGGCGTGATCCTGGACTGGGTCCCCGCCCACTTCCCCGCGGACGCCCACGGCCTCGCCGAGTTCGACGGCACCCACCTCTACGAGCACGCCGACCCGCGCAAGGGCCGGCACATGGACTGGGGCACCCTCATCTACAACTACGGCCGCACCGAGGTCCAGAACTACCTCATCGCCAACGCCCTCTTCTGGCTGGACCGGTACCACGTGGACGGCCTCCGCGTCGACGCCGTGGCCTCCATGCTGTACCTGGACTACAGCCGCCCCCAGGGCCAGTGGGTCCCCAACCGCTACGGCGGCCGGGAGAACCTGGAGGCCGTCGACTTCCTGCGCCGCCTCAACGAGGTGGTCTACGCCCAGTTCCCCGACGTGTGCACCATCGCCGAGGAGTCCACGGCCTGGCCCATGGTGAGCCGGCCCACCAGCTCCGGCGGCCTGGGCTTCGGGTTCAAGTGGAACATGGGCTGGATGCACGACACCCTGGGCTACCTGGGCCGGAACATGCTCCACCGCCAGTACCACCACGGCGAGATCACCTTCAGCATGCTCTACAACGACACCGAGAACTTCGTCCTGCCCCTCAGCCACGACGAGGTCGTCCACGGCAAGAAGAGCCTCCTCTGGCGGATGCCCGGCTCCCGGTGGGAGCAGTTCGCCAACCTGCGGCTCCTCTTCGCCTACCAGTTCCTGCACCCGGGCAAGAAGCTCCTCTTCATGGGCGGCGAGTTCGGCCAGGACCACGAATGGGACCACAACCGGTCCCTGGACTGGGATCTCCTCGCCCATGAGCCCCACCAGGGCGTGCAGCGCCTGGTGAAGGACCTCAACGCCCTCTACCGGAGCGACCCCGTCCTCTTCGAGCGGGACTGCGCCCCCGGCGGCTTCGAGTGGATCGACTGCGAGGACAAGCGGAACAGCGTGCTCGCCCTCATGCGCAAGGGCGACGGCCCCTTCCTGGCCGCCGCCCTCAACTTCACAGCCCAGCCCCTCCACGGCTACCGGATCGGGGTCCCCCGGCCCGGTCGGTACGAGGAGATCCTCAACACCGACGCCGCGTGGTACGGCGGCCAGAACTTCGGGAACGGGGGGGCCGTGGAGACCGAGCCGATCCCGGCCCACGGCCACCCCCAATCCCTGTCCCTTACGCTCCCCCCTCTGGGGGCGGTGGTGTTCCGGGCCGTTCACTGA
- a CDS encoding amylo-alpha-1,6-glucosidase produces the protein MTPQPGSRIVRYVGDRVRFTLAGGARAFLRTNLTRGAQARQEVVALSGAAESAVRTFAGAAWRDIPMTPAAGGGWELDLPLTEVGYFKAKAYSLDAEGLQVWPAGDDVGISVHPDHLRTGNTLYCAFPRMFGAARTRPSTREPALEEQLASLDQRGYTVIPPSGKLRDLAAAVPHIVETLGCRILHLLPIGPTPTTYARFGRFGSPYAQLDFTAIDPALVAFDERTTGVEQFQELAHAVHLRAARLFLDIVINHTGWGSRLMEGRPEWFHRNGDGTFHSPGAWGVTWGDLVELDNRANPQLWEVIAESLLTWCRRGVDGFRCDAGYMVPLPAWQYIVARVREEFPDCCFLLEGLGGAWEATEALLTEGGMQWAYSELFQNFTPRDVAGYLDHAIRQAERIGPLVHYSETHDNERLARRGPEWSLLRNRLCALASVSGAFGFTAGVEWLATEKIEVHQARGMAWEAPANLIDELAVLNRLVSGHPCFFDGARIERISHPEAPVLALRRTSRDGRDTCLVLVNLTAEAQEWGLDGGTWQALGAPAHDLLEQAPPRVRTNPGGSVTCLLRPWAAHCLSDARAPRGLAGAAYRDRRAQAAWALQALATVLPAEGLGPAPWEELAALAAADPRGFLARLPYLDPALARRDLLGALDAAPEGYPRVVEWGTRDLGRVVLLPPDHWLLVRDPAPFSITLRRPGHPLVHVRSVPVAHGHMAAVPPARDVPERAEDAEIRLERFKEARTPAPGRIRLLPAEPGFEPRLEGASCLLTNGRGGMARLQAALGAIASKYDCLLGANLHPEVPCDRHVLAKRLRAWANADGFITALGADNLVRFEPGPPATWVFEAPAGDGRTVPLELRIHMVPFRNTVMARLTRLDGPTERGRELPAGARVVLIVRLDLEDRNFHHETVAVEGTDLHFTRSTAVLEGRAGFRFQPAPDRRLLAWSDRGAYHPGPEWSRDVPHPVEAGRGMRDRGDAWSPGWFELPLEAGASATLVLCADPDEPAAGECLPAEAAPIPPADPFSFRLRQAARAFLARRGQGSTVIAGYPWFLDWGRDTFIAARGLLAAGMAGEVREILRTFAAFEDRGTLPNMLSAESTADRDTSDAPLWFALAVEEAGIQDLGPTLEAIARGYRDGTPNGIRVDPASGLVWSPSHFTWMDTNYPAGTPRQGYPVEIQALWIRLLRHLGPGWTDLAARAQASLDLFWDEGQGWFHDHLEAGPGVPAAQARPDGHLRPNQLFLASLGLVEGERARRAVDACARHLLVPGALRSLAPLPVPTPLPIQGPWGLLNDPVNPYWGRYEGPEDTRRKPAYHNGTAWVWLLPVFCEALARAWAFQAEAVDAARAILGSASGLLETGCLGHLPEILDGDAPHAQRGCDAQAWSATEALRVWLTLDRIPKD, from the coding sequence ATGACCCCTCAGCCCGGATCCCGGATCGTCCGCTATGTGGGGGACCGCGTCCGGTTCACCCTGGCGGGCGGCGCGCGGGCCTTCCTCCGCACCAACCTCACCCGGGGGGCCCAGGCCCGGCAGGAGGTGGTCGCCCTCTCCGGCGCCGCCGAGAGCGCCGTCCGGACCTTCGCGGGCGCGGCCTGGCGGGACATCCCCATGACCCCGGCGGCGGGGGGCGGCTGGGAGCTGGACCTCCCCCTCACCGAGGTCGGCTACTTCAAGGCCAAGGCCTATTCCCTGGACGCGGAGGGCCTCCAGGTCTGGCCGGCGGGGGACGACGTGGGCATCTCCGTCCACCCCGACCACCTGCGCACGGGCAACACCCTCTACTGCGCCTTCCCCCGCATGTTCGGGGCCGCCCGCACCCGCCCCTCCACCCGGGAGCCGGCCCTGGAGGAGCAGCTGGCCAGCCTCGACCAGCGCGGGTACACGGTGATCCCCCCCTCCGGCAAGCTGCGGGACCTCGCAGCGGCCGTGCCCCACATCGTGGAGACCCTGGGCTGCCGGATCCTCCACCTCCTCCCCATCGGCCCAACCCCCACGACCTACGCGCGGTTCGGGCGGTTCGGGAGCCCCTACGCCCAGCTGGACTTCACGGCCATCGACCCCGCCCTCGTCGCCTTCGACGAGCGCACCACGGGCGTGGAGCAGTTCCAGGAGCTGGCCCACGCGGTCCACCTGCGCGCGGCCCGGCTCTTCCTGGACATCGTCATCAACCACACCGGCTGGGGCTCCCGCCTCATGGAGGGCCGGCCCGAGTGGTTCCACCGGAACGGCGACGGCACCTTCCACAGCCCCGGCGCCTGGGGCGTCACCTGGGGCGACCTGGTGGAGCTGGACAACCGCGCCAACCCCCAGCTGTGGGAGGTGATCGCCGAGAGCCTCCTCACCTGGTGCCGCCGGGGCGTGGACGGCTTCCGCTGCGACGCCGGCTACATGGTGCCCCTCCCGGCCTGGCAGTACATCGTCGCCCGGGTCCGGGAGGAGTTCCCCGACTGCTGCTTCCTGCTGGAGGGCCTCGGCGGGGCCTGGGAGGCCACGGAGGCGCTGCTCACCGAGGGCGGCATGCAGTGGGCCTACTCCGAGCTCTTCCAGAACTTCACCCCCCGCGACGTGGCCGGCTACCTGGACCACGCCATCCGCCAGGCGGAGCGCATCGGCCCCCTGGTGCACTACAGCGAGACCCACGACAACGAGCGCCTGGCGCGGCGCGGCCCCGAGTGGTCCCTCCTCCGGAACCGGCTCTGCGCCCTCGCCAGCGTCAGCGGCGCCTTCGGCTTCACCGCGGGGGTGGAGTGGCTGGCCACGGAGAAGATCGAGGTCCACCAGGCCCGCGGCATGGCCTGGGAGGCTCCGGCCAACCTCATCGACGAGCTCGCCGTCCTCAACCGGCTGGTCTCGGGGCACCCCTGCTTCTTCGACGGGGCCCGCATCGAGCGGATCAGCCACCCCGAGGCCCCCGTCCTCGCCCTCCGGCGCACCTCCCGGGACGGCCGCGACACCTGCCTCGTCCTCGTGAACCTCACCGCCGAGGCCCAGGAATGGGGCCTGGACGGCGGAACCTGGCAGGCCCTGGGCGCCCCCGCCCACGACCTGCTGGAGCAGGCCCCCCCGCGGGTGCGGACGAACCCGGGCGGCTCCGTCACCTGCCTCCTGCGGCCCTGGGCCGCCCACTGCCTCTCCGACGCCCGGGCCCCCCGGGGCCTGGCCGGCGCCGCCTACCGCGACCGCCGGGCCCAGGCCGCCTGGGCCCTCCAGGCCCTGGCCACGGTCCTGCCGGCGGAGGGCCTGGGCCCCGCCCCCTGGGAGGAGCTGGCCGCCCTCGCCGCCGCCGACCCCAGGGGCTTCCTCGCCCGCCTTCCCTACCTGGACCCCGCCCTGGCCCGCCGGGACCTCCTGGGCGCCCTCGACGCCGCCCCCGAGGGCTACCCCCGCGTGGTCGAATGGGGCACCCGGGACCTGGGGCGCGTCGTGCTGCTCCCCCCGGACCACTGGCTCCTGGTGCGCGATCCCGCCCCCTTCTCCATCACCCTGCGCCGCCCGGGGCACCCCCTCGTCCATGTGCGCTCCGTGCCCGTCGCGCACGGGCACATGGCCGCCGTGCCCCCGGCCCGGGACGTCCCGGAGCGGGCCGAGGACGCCGAGATCCGCCTCGAGCGGTTCAAGGAGGCCCGCACCCCCGCCCCCGGCCGGATCCGCCTCCTCCCCGCCGAGCCCGGCTTCGAGCCCCGCCTGGAGGGCGCCTCCTGCCTCCTCACCAACGGCCGCGGCGGCATGGCCCGCCTCCAGGCGGCCCTGGGCGCCATCGCCTCCAAGTACGACTGCCTCCTCGGGGCCAACCTCCATCCCGAGGTCCCCTGCGACCGCCACGTGCTGGCCAAGCGGCTGCGGGCCTGGGCCAACGCCGACGGCTTCATCACCGCCCTCGGCGCCGACAACCTGGTGCGCTTCGAGCCGGGGCCCCCCGCCACCTGGGTCTTCGAGGCCCCGGCCGGCGACGGCCGCACCGTGCCCCTGGAGCTGCGGATCCACATGGTGCCCTTCAGGAACACCGTCATGGCCCGCCTCACGCGCCTGGACGGCCCCACGGAGCGGGGCCGGGAGCTCCCCGCGGGCGCCCGGGTCGTCCTCATCGTCCGCCTCGACCTGGAGGACCGGAACTTCCACCACGAGACCGTGGCCGTGGAGGGCACCGACCTGCACTTCACGCGATCCACCGCGGTCCTGGAGGGCCGGGCCGGCTTCCGGTTCCAGCCCGCGCCGGACCGGCGCCTCCTGGCGTGGAGCGACCGCGGCGCCTACCATCCCGGGCCGGAGTGGAGCCGGGACGTGCCCCACCCCGTGGAGGCCGGCCGGGGCATGCGCGATCGCGGCGACGCCTGGAGCCCGGGCTGGTTCGAGCTGCCGCTGGAGGCGGGGGCCTCCGCCACCCTCGTGCTCTGCGCGGATCCGGACGAGCCGGCCGCTGGCGAATGCCTGCCCGCCGAGGCCGCCCCCATCCCGCCGGCGGATCCCTTCAGCTTCCGCCTCCGCCAGGCGGCCCGGGCCTTCCTCGCCCGGCGCGGCCAGGGCTCCACGGTGATCGCCGGGTATCCCTGGTTCCTGGACTGGGGCCGCGACACCTTCATCGCCGCCCGGGGCCTCCTGGCCGCCGGGATGGCCGGGGAGGTCCGGGAGATCCTGCGCACCTTCGCCGCCTTCGAGGACCGCGGCACCCTCCCCAACATGCTCAGCGCCGAATCCACCGCGGACCGGGACACCTCCGACGCCCCCCTCTGGTTCGCCCTGGCCGTGGAGGAGGCCGGCATCCAGGACCTGGGCCCGACCCTCGAGGCCATCGCCCGGGGCTACCGGGACGGGACCCCCAACGGCATCCGGGTGGATCCCGCCAGCGGCCTCGTCTGGAGCCCCTCCCACTTCACCTGGATGGACACCAACTATCCGGCCGGCACCCCCCGGCAGGGCTACCCCGTGGAGATCCAGGCCCTCTGGATCCGCCTCCTCCGCCACCTGGGCCCCGGCTGGACCGACCTCGCCGCCCGCGCCCAGGCCTCCCTGGACCTCTTCTGGGACGAGGGGCAGGGCTGGTTCCACGACCACCTGGAGGCCGGCCCCGGCGTCCCCGCCGCCCAGGCGCGCCCCGACGGCCACCTGCGCCCCAACCAGCTCTTCCTGGCCAGCCTGGGCCTGGTGGAGGGGGAGCGGGCCCGCCGGGCCGTGGACGCCTGCGCCCGCCACCTGCTCGTGCCCGGCGCCCTCCGGAGCCTGGCGCCCCTGCCCGTGCCCACCCCCCTTCCCATCCAGGGCCCCTGGGGGCTGCTGAACGATCCGGTGAACCCCTACTGGGGCCGGTACGAAGGGCCCGAGGACACCCGGCGGAAGCCGGCCTACCACAACGGGACGGCCTGGGTCTGGCTCCTCCCCGTCTTCTGCGAGGCCCTGGCCCGGGCCTGGGCCTTCCAGGCCGAGGCCGTCGACGCCGCCCGGGCCATCCTGGGCTCCGCCAGCGGCCTGCTCGAAACGGGCTGCCTGGGCCACCTGCCTGAAATCCTGGACGGCGACGCGCCCCATGCCCAGCGCGGCTGCGACGCCCAGGCCTGGAGCGCCACCGAAGCCCTCCGCGTTTGGCTTACACTGGACAGGATCCCCAAGGATTGA
- a CDS encoding sensor histidine kinase, with the protein MNAPPQNLAGRLVTPWIPWVLAAVGGVVLGLDVEPVIRGIGLLAVALSAFLLVRQMAAHREVFTRLLAGIPLPDKGEGLIRELPRAWAGLEAEIRRLRTEVEAGDQVRRHILAGLKTGIVLLAGDRRVRLFNPAARALLGASSALGEGAGLADAFREPDSLRALEEAYGGQFREWALRRAPRTLRLRAVPLPGPGAPEEVWVLVTLDDVTHLEALEATRQKFISNASHELKTPVTGIRVAVENLMDGGHVARGGENGLRIILRNLDRMVMLLDDISELSRIETGALRLEPRDLRAGEFLDDVLENAAALAAPRRIRLRAEAPPEVRGLTFRADPMRLGQVLENLLSNAIKFSPEGSEVVLSAEAAEGGLAWTVADQGPGIRAEDLPRIFERFFRAQATRGVPGTGLGLSIVKHLAVLMGGEVGVESLPGRGASFTFRHPLAENEVLTAR; encoded by the coding sequence ATGAACGCCCCCCCCCAGAACTTGGCCGGGCGATTGGTCACCCCCTGGATCCCCTGGGTCCTGGCCGCCGTGGGCGGGGTGGTGCTGGGCCTGGACGTGGAACCCGTCATCCGGGGGATCGGCCTCCTGGCCGTGGCCCTCTCCGCCTTCCTCCTGGTCCGCCAAATGGCGGCCCACCGGGAGGTCTTCACCCGCCTCCTGGCCGGCATCCCCCTCCCCGACAAGGGCGAGGGCCTCATCCGGGAGCTGCCCCGGGCCTGGGCCGGCCTCGAGGCCGAGATCCGGCGCCTGCGCACCGAGGTGGAGGCCGGGGACCAGGTCCGCCGGCACATCCTCGCCGGCCTCAAGACGGGCATCGTCCTCCTCGCCGGCGACCGGCGGGTCCGGCTCTTCAACCCCGCGGCCCGGGCCCTGCTGGGCGCCAGCAGCGCCCTGGGGGAGGGGGCCGGCCTCGCCGACGCCTTCCGGGAGCCCGACAGCCTCCGCGCCCTGGAGGAGGCCTACGGCGGCCAGTTCAGGGAGTGGGCCCTGCGCCGGGCGCCCCGGACCCTGCGCCTGCGGGCGGTCCCCCTCCCGGGCCCCGGCGCCCCGGAAGAGGTCTGGGTCCTGGTGACCCTGGACGACGTCACCCACCTGGAGGCCCTCGAGGCCACCCGCCAGAAGTTCATCTCCAACGCCAGCCACGAGCTGAAGACCCCCGTCACGGGCATCCGCGTCGCCGTGGAGAACCTCATGGACGGCGGGCACGTGGCCCGGGGCGGGGAGAACGGGCTGCGGATCATCCTCCGGAACCTGGACCGGATGGTGATGCTCCTGGACGACATCTCCGAGCTGAGCCGCATCGAGACCGGCGCCCTGCGCCTGGAGCCCCGCGACCTGCGGGCCGGCGAGTTCCTGGACGACGTCCTGGAGAACGCCGCCGCCCTGGCCGCGCCGCGGCGCATCCGGCTCCGGGCCGAGGCCCCGCCGGAGGTGCGCGGGCTCACCTTCCGGGCCGACCCCATGCGCCTGGGCCAGGTGCTGGAGAACCTCCTGTCCAACGCCATCAAGTTCAGTCCCGAGGGCTCCGAGGTCGTGCTGTCCGCCGAGGCCGCCGAGGGCGGCCTGGCCTGGACCGTGGCCGACCAGGGCCCCGGGATCCGCGCCGAGGACCTCCCCCGGATCTTCGAGCGCTTCTTCCGGGCCCAGGCCACCCGGGGCGTGCCGGGGACGGGCCTGGGCCTCTCCATCGTCAAGCACCTGGCCGTGCTCATGGGCGGGGAGGTGGGCGTCGAATCCCTGCCCGGCCGCGGCGCCTCCTTCACCTTCCGGCACCCTTTGGCGGAGAATGAGGTCCTGACCGCGAGGTGA
- a CDS encoding division/cell wall cluster transcriptional repressor MraZ, with protein sequence MLRLRGNAPATVDDKGRLKLPATFKADLEAFAVGEGRGGMRHYLTSLDGKGARLYPMPVWEDIEARLAAVPGTNPAKRRFLEVTAYYGSEVEPDAQGRFVIPPILREAAQLTGEVAILGQMDHLAIWNRAGFEQRLAADPLTTEDLAALADLGI encoded by the coding sequence GTGCTGCGACTCCGCGGCAATGCACCGGCCACGGTGGACGACAAGGGACGCCTCAAGCTCCCCGCCACCTTCAAGGCCGACCTCGAAGCCTTCGCCGTCGGCGAAGGCCGCGGGGGCATGCGCCACTACCTGACGTCGCTGGACGGGAAGGGGGCCCGCCTGTACCCCATGCCGGTCTGGGAGGACATCGAGGCCCGCCTCGCCGCCGTCCCCGGGACCAACCCGGCCAAGCGCAGGTTCCTGGAGGTCACCGCCTACTATGGTTCGGAAGTGGAGCCCGACGCCCAGGGCCGCTTCGTCATCCCCCCCATCCTGCGCGAGGCCGCGCAGCTGACGGGGGAGGTCGCCATCCTGGGCCAGATGGACCACCTGGCCATCTGGAACCGCGCCGGCTTCGAGCAGCGCCTCGCGGCCGATCCCCTCACCACCGAGGACCTCGCGGCCCTCGCGGACCTGGGGATCTGA
- the rsmH gene encoding 16S rRNA (cytosine(1402)-N(4))-methyltransferase RsmH yields the protein MALAVHVPVLLQEVLENLPVPAEGRVLDLTLGLGGHAESILARSGPGVRYLGVDRDPAAREAAAARLGSDARLTILADTHEDCWDHPAFQAWLHLQAPEGLDAVLIDLGVSTLQLKDPARGFSFLEAGPLDMRMNPEGGETALQWIAEQTETTLADAIYGYGEERASRPIARSILRAFSEGRLHTTLDLAQAVYRVLPRDAARRKGQIDPATRTFQAIRIAVNGELVRLARTLEKAVEALRPGGRIGVISFHSLEDRIAKQTLRRLSGVYDGPGRTSPQPLPRLVKLVHPGGLKPTDQECQANPPSRSARLRLAERLPLPPGTAR from the coding sequence ATGGCCCTCGCCGTCCACGTCCCCGTCCTGCTCCAGGAAGTCCTGGAGAACCTGCCCGTTCCCGCCGAAGGCCGGGTCCTCGACCTCACCCTGGGGCTGGGGGGCCACGCCGAGTCCATCCTGGCCCGCAGCGGCCCCGGCGTCCGCTACCTGGGCGTCGACCGGGATCCCGCCGCGCGGGAGGCCGCCGCGGCCCGCCTGGGCAGCGACGCGCGGCTCACGATCCTCGCGGACACCCACGAGGACTGCTGGGACCACCCGGCCTTCCAGGCCTGGCTGCACCTGCAGGCCCCCGAAGGGCTCGACGCCGTCCTCATCGACCTCGGCGTCTCCACCCTCCAGCTCAAGGACCCCGCCCGGGGCTTCAGCTTCCTGGAGGCGGGTCCCCTGGACATGCGCATGAACCCCGAAGGGGGGGAGACCGCCCTCCAGTGGATCGCGGAGCAGACCGAGACCACCCTGGCCGACGCCATCTACGGCTACGGCGAGGAACGGGCCTCCAGGCCCATCGCCCGCAGCATCCTCCGCGCCTTCTCCGAAGGCCGCCTGCACACCACCCTCGACCTCGCCCAGGCCGTGTACCGGGTCCTTCCCAGGGACGCGGCGCGGCGCAAGGGCCAGATCGATCCCGCCACCCGCACGTTCCAGGCCATCCGCATCGCCGTCAACGGCGAGCTGGTCCGGCTCGCGCGGACCCTGGAGAAGGCCGTCGAGGCCCTCCGGCCCGGGGGCAGGATCGGGGTCATCTCCTTTCACAGCCTCGAGGACCGCATCGCCAAGCAGACCCTGCGGCGCCTCTCCGGCGTCTACGACGGCCCCGGCCGGACGTCGCCGCAGCCCCTTCCCAGGCTCGTCAAGCTCGTCCATCCCGGCGGCCTCAAGCCGACCGACCAGGAATGCCAGGCCAATCCGCCTTCGCGCTCGGCGCGCCTACGGCTGGCGGAGCGGCTTCCTCTCCCTCCAGGAACAGCGAGGTAA